The following proteins are encoded in a genomic region of Mycoplasmopsis columbinasalis:
- a CDS encoding thiamine pyrophosphate-dependent enzyme — protein sequence MSFKYIQAGKVMSDPKEMIRFLDVDGNLINKDYNPSDAEKKELLDLYKIMIRARQWDLYALTLQKTGRLGTFAPNLGEEACLSALGYFLKKDDWFVPHYRVLAAQLARGISEENVFLYWRGSELGSKFAKELNTLPMQVVIGSQISIAAGVAYALKLKNGVHNQSIALATVGNGGTNEGEFHEGLNLASVRNLPFVLAAINNQWAISVPEHNSYKVLTLSQRAHSYDIPGIRVDGNDLLACSAAVKEAYQWAREGHGPVLIEFVTWRQGQHTTSDDPRVYRSREEEERHERWEPMHRIEKFLFDNGLLTEEVKEKLAEDAAAEARAAYDASTLTLAKEGFEHVYDYTYAVLPEELVAQKEANRRFLKK from the coding sequence ATGTCATTCAAATACATCCAAGCTGGCAAAGTTATGTCAGATCCAAAAGAAATGATTCGTTTTCTTGATGTTGATGGTAATTTAATTAACAAAGATTACAACCCATCAGATGCAGAAAAGAAAGAATTGTTAGATTTGTACAAAATAATGATTAGAGCTCGTCAATGAGACCTTTATGCATTAACACTTCAAAAAACTGGACGTTTAGGAACATTTGCACCTAACTTAGGTGAAGAAGCTTGTTTATCAGCTTTAGGTTACTTCCTTAAGAAAGATGACTGATTTGTACCTCACTACCGTGTACTTGCTGCACAATTAGCTCGTGGTATTTCAGAAGAAAATGTATTCCTTTACTGAAGAGGATCAGAACTTGGTTCAAAATTTGCGAAAGAACTTAACACACTTCCAATGCAAGTTGTTATTGGTTCACAAATTTCAATTGCTGCTGGTGTTGCATACGCACTTAAACTTAAAAACGGTGTACACAACCAATCAATCGCTTTAGCAACAGTAGGTAACGGTGGAACCAACGAAGGTGAATTCCACGAAGGTCTTAACCTTGCATCAGTACGTAACTTACCATTTGTTTTAGCTGCAATTAACAACCAATGAGCTATCTCAGTTCCAGAACACAACAGTTACAAAGTGCTTACACTTTCACAACGTGCTCACTCATACGACATTCCAGGTATCCGTGTAGACGGTAACGACTTACTTGCTTGTTCAGCTGCTGTTAAAGAAGCTTACCAATGAGCAAGAGAAGGACATGGTCCTGTTCTTATCGAATTCGTAACATGACGTCAAGGTCAACACACCACTAGTGACGACCCTCGTGTATATCGTTCAAGAGAAGAAGAAGAAAGACACGAAAGATGAGAACCAATGCACCGTATCGAAAAATTCTTATTCGACAACGGTCTTTTAACTGAAGAAGTTAAAGAAAAATTAGCTGAAGACGCTGCTGCTGAAGCACGTGCTGCTTACGACGCATCAACACTCACCCTTGCTAAAGAAGGTTTTGAACACGTTTACGACTACACCTACGCTGTATTGCCTGAAGAATTAGTAGCTCAAAAAGAAGCTAACAGAAGATTTTTAAAAAAATAA
- a CDS encoding PolC-type DNA polymerase III produces MEKDAQTSLTIGEKTTSEQPNIAASADQKTRQQRFQKLCRHLNTNLNEMFPNTEITQLEMHPDQSLFAKIKICDKMHFDEFIHFRNTFSTSTAVDISVKYEFDEKLYQKALIGDYLQNIIETKSFFKWKVLLSSRPLVLLEKNADKFSMIFKVADQNLVNDTIAVTDKLESELHNCGFVNLILRVEMIATESGEAEYETPANTISNEAAVKVLSQQQRNAQVKSAAKDKYSSPTFTKKRWDNIAYQEINLKQIWELEDKSPVQVVGEIFDFEYKKLNNSSGKNHLYIISLTDFQNAVQIQLFLSEALTETEQKTLRIGNWISVKGKLAIKVRQYNEQRIIYGDSFSEFETPNIRPMDNMPPERKRIELHVSSKMSTMDALIDPEDIIKKAAEFKMPAVAIMDLDGCQGYPKFYTTAKKLGVKPLMGTSFTTIERGHEAVWGARKFEKTTLRELAYVAFDIETTSLYARFGEIIEYGWADIKNNLKIEKLNQFFIQAKEPLSVFTTNLTGIKQEDVLSGLTIDKAFDEIYDNLNGKIAIAHNAKFDYYYIKQKCLEYKKPFPEFTIIDTLKVSGILFPNDKRHNLNALAKRLDVEYQAEVAHRADYDANVLANVWVKLVGILEEKGITTLDQLAKLVSQDAWKKERGFEVSTLCKNNEGLKEQFKLVSKALTDQYWDSAKLFWDDLQETKNLLIGSGALRGRLLEEYFYGSQDTFEAILDRFDYIEVPAPAVFKHFVEYGDLTWDQVHSTLKDIILTAKQKGKLVVAIGDVKYLNPFDQYIYKIVVYAKGIANSRHYLFNFEKAKQNELKIPQQHFFTTEEMLTQFAFLQDEALIEEIVITNTHKIADLCEEVEVIKKGLFKPEFDDSDHKLRALVYENAHKLYGEKLPEFIEQRIESEIEPIIKFGYSVIYWISHVLIKMSTDRGYIVGSRGSVGSSFVAFLSDISIINPLPPHYICQKCKLFELANLPKITSGFDLPKRNCPNCNVLMHRDGQLIPFETFLGFNAEKVPDIDLNFSGDVQGEIHQEVRNLFGEFNTFRAGTISTVASKTAYGYVKAFMEETGEHADELFVNYLAKQIEGIKRTTSQHAGGIIIIPKEKEIYDFTPLNFPAGETESTWKTTHFDYKAIHDNLLKLDILGHDNPTIFKMLETMTKFKTAQIPYDDPDVIKLFCSPEPMGIKSEQIDNEPTGALGLPEYGTKFVRKILTVAAPKSFADLVSLCGLSHGTNVWLNNAEDLILKNNLTLSDVVSCRDDILVKLMALNVPRSQAFEIMEKVRHAKKTLSAEDEALLVKHNVPQWQIESMKKIQYMFPKAHAVAYAQMAWWTAYYKLYFPLEFYAVYFSIRTDVLDLDNMVDMKFGTKAKMKLHQIKRDEQNRSISTTDEKLLPIFEICQELYARGYYIDNVSLTNSEAVTWKVDHQRGCLIPPFNAVKQLGEAVANSIVKAREEKPFKSIEDFTKRTLTNSSLIKKLEEMNVFENLDQTNQMQLNIL; encoded by the coding sequence ATGGAAAAAGATGCACAAACTTCACTTACTATTGGTGAAAAAACTACAAGTGAACAGCCAAACATTGCTGCATCAGCAGACCAAAAAACAAGACAACAACGTTTTCAAAAACTTTGTCGTCATTTAAATACTAACTTGAATGAAATGTTCCCAAATACTGAAATTACGCAACTTGAAATGCATCCAGATCAATCTCTTTTCGCAAAGATTAAAATTTGTGACAAAATGCATTTTGATGAGTTTATACATTTCAGAAATACTTTTTCCACTTCCACAGCAGTTGATATTTCGGTTAAGTATGAATTTGACGAAAAACTCTATCAAAAAGCTCTTATCGGCGACTACTTACAAAATATAATTGAGACCAAAAGTTTTTTTAAATGAAAGGTACTCTTAAGTAGTAGACCACTTGTTTTACTAGAAAAAAATGCTGATAAATTCAGTATGATCTTTAAAGTTGCTGATCAAAATTTAGTTAATGACACTATAGCTGTAACCGATAAATTAGAAAGTGAGTTACATAATTGCGGATTTGTAAATTTAATACTTAGAGTTGAAATGATAGCCACTGAATCTGGCGAAGCTGAGTATGAAACACCAGCCAACACAATTTCTAACGAAGCCGCAGTTAAAGTTCTTAGTCAACAGCAAAGAAATGCGCAAGTAAAATCTGCTGCAAAAGATAAATATTCTTCGCCAACTTTTACTAAAAAGCGTTGAGATAACATTGCTTACCAAGAAATTAATTTGAAACAAATTTGAGAATTAGAAGATAAATCGCCTGTGCAAGTTGTAGGTGAAATCTTTGACTTTGAATACAAAAAACTTAATAACTCTTCAGGTAAGAATCATTTATACATTATTTCTTTGACTGATTTTCAAAATGCCGTACAAATTCAATTATTTTTATCAGAAGCTTTAACCGAAACTGAGCAAAAAACTTTACGAATAGGTAATTGAATTTCTGTCAAAGGCAAACTTGCTATTAAAGTTCGTCAATACAATGAACAAAGAATTATTTATGGTGATTCTTTTAGTGAATTTGAAACCCCCAACATTCGACCAATGGACAATATGCCTCCGGAAAGAAAAAGAATCGAATTACATGTAAGTTCCAAAATGAGCACAATGGACGCGTTAATCGACCCTGAGGATATTATTAAGAAAGCGGCTGAATTTAAGATGCCAGCAGTTGCCATTATGGACTTGGATGGTTGCCAAGGTTATCCTAAGTTTTACACAACAGCAAAAAAACTAGGTGTAAAACCATTGATGGGAACATCTTTTACCACAATTGAACGTGGCCATGAAGCTGTTTGGGGTGCTAGAAAGTTTGAAAAAACAACTTTGCGTGAGCTTGCCTATGTTGCTTTTGACATTGAAACCACTTCCTTATATGCTAGATTTGGTGAAATTATTGAGTATGGGTGAGCTGATATTAAAAACAATTTGAAAATTGAAAAACTAAACCAATTTTTTATTCAAGCTAAAGAACCGTTATCAGTTTTTACAACTAATCTTACCGGTATTAAGCAAGAAGATGTTTTGAGCGGACTTACAATTGACAAAGCATTTGATGAAATTTATGACAATTTGAATGGCAAAATTGCTATCGCCCACAACGCAAAATTTGACTACTATTACATAAAACAAAAATGTTTGGAGTACAAGAAACCTTTTCCCGAATTTACAATTATTGACACATTGAAAGTTTCTGGAATTTTGTTTCCAAATGACAAACGCCACAATTTGAATGCCTTAGCGAAAAGACTTGATGTTGAATATCAAGCCGAAGTAGCTCACCGGGCTGATTATGACGCCAACGTTTTAGCTAATGTGTGAGTAAAATTGGTTGGTATTTTAGAAGAAAAAGGAATTACTACACTTGATCAATTAGCTAAGTTAGTTTCACAGGATGCTTGAAAAAAAGAACGTGGTTTTGAAGTAAGTACACTTTGCAAAAATAATGAAGGACTCAAAGAACAATTTAAATTAGTAAGCAAAGCATTAACAGATCAATATTGAGATTCAGCTAAATTATTTTGAGATGATCTTCAAGAAACAAAAAATCTTTTGATTGGTTCAGGCGCTTTACGCGGTAGGCTGCTTGAAGAATATTTTTATGGATCGCAAGACACTTTTGAAGCGATTTTAGATCGTTTTGATTACATAGAAGTGCCTGCACCTGCGGTGTTTAAACATTTTGTTGAATATGGAGATTTGACTTGAGATCAAGTTCATTCAACACTGAAAGACATCATTCTCACAGCAAAACAAAAAGGCAAACTTGTGGTGGCAATTGGCGATGTAAAATACTTGAATCCATTCGACCAATATATCTATAAAATAGTTGTCTATGCAAAAGGTATCGCTAACTCAAGACACTATTTATTTAACTTTGAAAAAGCAAAACAAAATGAGTTAAAAATTCCACAACAGCACTTTTTCACTACAGAAGAAATGCTTACACAATTTGCTTTTTTGCAGGATGAAGCTTTAATTGAAGAAATTGTAATTACAAACACACACAAAATTGCTGACCTGTGTGAAGAAGTTGAGGTTATCAAAAAAGGTCTTTTTAAACCTGAATTTGATGATTCAGACCACAAGTTGCGTGCGTTAGTTTACGAAAATGCACACAAACTTTATGGCGAAAAATTACCAGAATTCATTGAACAACGAATTGAAAGTGAAATTGAACCAATCATTAAATTTGGTTACTCGGTGATTTATTGAATTAGTCACGTTCTTATTAAAATGTCAACTGACCGTGGTTACATCGTTGGTTCACGTGGTTCAGTTGGTTCCTCGTTTGTTGCTTTTTTAAGTGATATTAGTATTATCAACCCTTTACCGCCTCATTATATTTGTCAAAAGTGTAAGTTGTTTGAATTAGCTAATTTGCCGAAAATTACCTCAGGTTTTGATTTACCAAAACGTAACTGCCCGAACTGTAACGTCTTAATGCATCGTGATGGGCAATTGATTCCTTTTGAAACATTTCTAGGGTTTAACGCAGAAAAAGTACCTGACATTGACCTTAACTTTTCAGGTGATGTGCAAGGTGAAATTCATCAGGAAGTACGTAATTTGTTTGGCGAATTCAACACGTTTAGAGCTGGAACAATTTCAACAGTTGCTTCGAAAACAGCATATGGCTATGTTAAAGCATTTATGGAAGAAACTGGTGAACACGCTGATGAATTGTTTGTTAATTATTTAGCCAAACAAATCGAAGGTATTAAGCGGACGACTTCCCAACACGCCGGCGGCATTATCATTATTCCAAAGGAAAAAGAAATTTACGATTTTACACCACTCAATTTCCCAGCAGGTGAAACTGAGTCAACTTGAAAAACAACTCACTTTGACTACAAGGCAATTCATGACAATTTATTGAAACTTGATATCTTAGGACATGATAATCCAACCATTTTCAAGATGCTGGAAACAATGACCAAGTTTAAAACTGCGCAGATTCCTTATGATGATCCTGATGTTATTAAGTTATTCTGTTCACCAGAACCAATGGGGATTAAATCGGAACAAATTGACAATGAACCAACTGGTGCTTTGGGACTACCTGAATATGGCACCAAGTTTGTTCGAAAAATCTTAACTGTTGCTGCACCAAAATCATTTGCTGATCTTGTTTCGCTTTGTGGTTTGTCGCATGGAACTAATGTGTGACTAAACAACGCGGAAGATTTAATTTTAAAAAATAACCTAACACTTAGTGATGTTGTGAGTTGTCGTGATGATATTTTGGTAAAGTTAATGGCTTTAAATGTACCGCGTTCACAGGCGTTTGAAATTATGGAAAAAGTGCGGCATGCTAAGAAAACGCTTAGTGCTGAAGATGAAGCATTGCTTGTAAAACATAATGTACCGCAATGACAAATTGAAAGTATGAAAAAAATTCAGTACATGTTCCCTAAAGCCCATGCGGTAGCATATGCTCAAATGGCTTGGTGAACGGCTTATTACAAACTTTATTTCCCGCTTGAATTTTATGCTGTGTACTTTTCAATTCGGACTGATGTACTTGATTTGGACAATATGGTTGATATGAAGTTCGGCACCAAGGCAAAAATGAAATTACACCAAATTAAACGGGATGAGCAAAATCGTTCAATTAGTACCACTGATGAAAAGTTATTACCAATTTTTGAAATTTGTCAAGAACTTTACGCGAGAGGATATTACATTGACAATGTTTCCTTAACAAATTCAGAAGCTGTAACTTGAAAAGTAGACCATCAACGTGGTTGCTTAATCCCGCCTTTTAATGCTGTTAAACAACTTGGTGAAGCAGTGGCAAATTCAATTGTCAAAGCACGCGAAGAAAAACCATTTAAGTCAATTGAAGATTTCACTAAACGAACTTTAACAAATTCATCATTGATTAAAAAACTTGAAGAAATGAATGTTTTTGAAAATTTAGATCAAACCAACCAAATGCAATTAAATATTTTGTAA
- a CDS encoding phosphate acyltransferase yields MSISKFSLHINEMLRAKAQEQVLSVLFIDGDDERSKEAALYLQQEKLARPVLLVETKDQVLNNGLEYLVMSELAAKKDEYAAKLVEIRKGKEDLATCRKNLDQRPYFGAMMIRTKEIDAAVGGLIYSTADILRAAFKCIGPKPGVKTISSVIVMHKEDEKLIFTDPSTVQKPSAEQLVDIANNAIEFAKTMNMNDLAGFLTYSTNGSGSGENPDLVRQAVALAQEKGLNIIPGEMQFDSAYDLGVRKHKFPSAPQQELGVYVFPNLESCNIGCKIAQRLGQYGAVGAIMQGVNGAINDFSRGAKVQDVIDVTSITILKAYEFK; encoded by the coding sequence ATGAGTATTTCAAAGTTTAGTTTACACATTAACGAAATGTTAAGAGCCAAAGCCCAAGAACAAGTTTTATCAGTGCTTTTCATCGATGGTGATGATGAACGTTCAAAAGAAGCTGCTTTATATTTACAACAAGAAAAATTAGCACGTCCTGTACTTTTAGTTGAAACTAAAGACCAAGTGTTAAATAATGGTTTAGAGTACCTTGTGATGAGTGAATTAGCTGCAAAAAAAGACGAATATGCAGCTAAATTAGTTGAAATTAGAAAAGGTAAGGAAGACCTTGCGACTTGCCGTAAAAACCTTGACCAACGTCCATACTTTGGTGCGATGATGATTAGAACTAAAGAAATCGACGCAGCTGTGGGTGGTTTAATTTATTCAACTGCAGACATTTTAAGAGCTGCCTTTAAATGTATTGGTCCAAAACCAGGTGTGAAAACCATTTCAAGTGTAATTGTGATGCACAAGGAAGATGAAAAACTTATTTTCACTGACCCTTCAACTGTACAAAAACCATCCGCTGAACAATTAGTTGATATTGCAAACAACGCAATCGAATTTGCTAAAACGATGAATATGAACGACCTTGCCGGTTTTCTTACTTACTCAACCAATGGTTCAGGTTCAGGCGAAAACCCAGACTTAGTTAGACAAGCAGTTGCACTTGCTCAAGAAAAAGGTTTGAACATTATTCCAGGCGAAATGCAATTTGACTCAGCTTATGACTTAGGCGTGAGAAAACACAAATTCCCAAGCGCGCCACAACAAGAACTTGGTGTGTATGTCTTTCCTAACTTGGAAAGCTGCAACATTGGTTGCAAGATTGCACAAAGGTTAGGTCAATACGGTGCTGTTGGTGCAATTATGCAAGGTGTTAATGGTGCAATCAACGATTTTAGTCGTGGTGCAAAAGTACAAGATGTCATCGATGTGACTTCAATTACCATCCTTAAAGCATACGAATTTAAATAA
- a CDS encoding acetate/propionate family kinase, with protein MKKILVVNAGSSSLKWAFYSYDQLELFANGLCERITEPMGKVIIKYGNGQKFEKEVVLPNHTVAVQELLTSWKELKLIDSLDDISAIGFRTPYSGHDFLSPVVYSPEVKKGIEEAAKFIPLHAPATLAAIAGFEVHLPEVVKIIAQDTAFHTTIPTVNATFPINKKWAAKFNIKKFGYHGLSHNYIAEKAKEILSVPKPNVVVAHLGSGSSICAVKNGESVDVTVGFSSFDGLPMGTRCGGIDPGITDYLTRIEGQSQDEVFNMLVKKSGLLGVSGVSNDVRDLHAVYDTNPDAKLALDIFVARIVDYVAMYLNKVGKPDALIFTAGIGENDEIIRQRVIDGLSLFNFELDQEANLAKYDDFKLISTADSKIPVYKVRTNEEIVIARYVKQLLNH; from the coding sequence ATGAAAAAAATATTAGTTGTAAATGCTGGAAGTTCATCACTTAAGTGAGCTTTCTATTCATACGACCAACTTGAACTCTTTGCTAATGGTTTGTGCGAACGAATTACCGAACCAATGGGTAAAGTGATTATTAAGTATGGTAATGGTCAAAAATTCGAAAAAGAAGTAGTTTTACCAAACCACACTGTGGCTGTGCAAGAATTACTTACTTCTTGAAAAGAACTTAAACTAATTGATTCACTCGATGATATTAGTGCAATTGGTTTCCGTACTCCATATTCAGGCCACGATTTTCTTTCACCTGTAGTTTATAGTCCTGAAGTTAAAAAAGGCATTGAAGAAGCAGCAAAATTTATTCCTTTACACGCGCCAGCAACTTTAGCTGCGATCGCTGGTTTTGAAGTACACTTGCCAGAAGTAGTGAAAATCATTGCACAAGATACTGCTTTCCACACCACAATTCCAACTGTGAATGCCACTTTCCCAATCAACAAAAAATGAGCAGCTAAATTTAATATTAAAAAGTTTGGTTACCATGGTTTAAGTCACAATTACATTGCGGAAAAAGCAAAAGAAATTTTAAGCGTTCCTAAACCAAATGTAGTTGTAGCCCACCTTGGTTCTGGTAGTTCAATTTGTGCTGTTAAAAACGGCGAATCAGTTGATGTTACAGTTGGATTTAGCTCATTTGACGGGTTGCCAATGGGAACAAGATGTGGTGGTATTGATCCTGGTATTACTGATTACTTAACTAGAATTGAAGGACAAAGCCAAGACGAAGTTTTCAACATGTTAGTGAAAAAATCTGGTTTGTTAGGTGTGAGTGGTGTAAGTAATGATGTACGTGATTTACACGCTGTGTATGACACTAATCCTGATGCTAAACTTGCGCTTGATATCTTTGTAGCTAGAATCGTTGATTACGTAGCAATGTACCTTAATAAAGTTGGTAAACCAGATGCTTTAATCTTCACTGCTGGTATTGGTGAAAATGATGAAATTATTCGTCAAAGAGTAATTGATGGTTTAAGTTTATTTAACTTTGAATTAGATCAAGAAGCAAACTTAGCAAAATATGATGACTTCAAGTTGATTTCAACTGCTGATTCAAAAATTCCAGTTTACAAAGTAAGAACCAATGAAGAAATTGTTATTGCTCGTTATGTGAAACAATTACTAAATCACTAA
- the lysS gene encoding lysine--tRNA ligase, which produces MSSKMIDQEVVRRGKLEFYAANNINPWQKADNLVDKIAYSNAIVNEYQDHTKEDLEHSPVVKTVAGRIMTKRGPFIVLQDYHGQIQVYFNKKEHEALVPLVESLDFGDIILVTGALMKTHTNAVCVRVQDLQLLSKSLKPLPEKFHGLVDVEERYRHRYLDLIMNAESREKFKTRSKLVQWIRDYFNNLEYLEVETPVLHDYLSGAAARPFKTFHNALGQDFVLRIATEIPLKKLVVGGFDRVYEIGRIFRNEGIDTTHNPEFTSIEFYEAYSNSEGMMARIEKLFEFICQKMGRTKFMNNGVEVDLSTPFRRIDMVDAVSQATGVDFRNVSYEEAVQVAKKHKVKLEKFFTLGHIINGLFEELIEKTLIQPTFVVGHPIEISPLSFKAEDPRYVERAELFINTKEYANIYTELHNPIDQLDRFISQLNEKEKGNDEASDIDYDFVTALEYGMPPTGGAGIGIDRLTMLLTETSSIRDVLLFPTLKRIKQN; this is translated from the coding sequence ATGAGTTCAAAAATGATCGACCAAGAAGTGGTCAGACGCGGTAAATTAGAATTTTATGCCGCCAATAACATTAATCCCTGACAAAAAGCAGATAATCTTGTTGATAAAATCGCTTACAGCAATGCTATTGTTAACGAATACCAAGATCACACAAAAGAAGATCTAGAACACTCACCAGTAGTCAAAACAGTAGCTGGACGTATTATGACCAAACGTGGGCCTTTCATTGTGTTGCAAGATTACCACGGTCAAATTCAAGTTTATTTCAACAAAAAAGAACATGAAGCTTTAGTACCTTTAGTTGAAAGTCTTGACTTTGGTGATATTATCTTAGTGACTGGTGCACTAATGAAAACACACACAAACGCAGTGTGTGTGCGGGTACAAGACTTGCAATTACTAAGTAAATCACTTAAACCTTTACCAGAAAAATTCCATGGTTTAGTTGATGTGGAAGAACGTTATCGTCATCGTTACTTAGACTTAATTATGAACGCTGAGTCACGCGAAAAATTTAAAACTAGAAGTAAACTTGTGCAATGAATTAGAGATTACTTTAATAATCTTGAATATCTTGAAGTTGAAACTCCTGTTTTACACGATTATCTTTCAGGCGCAGCAGCACGCCCTTTCAAAACATTCCACAACGCTTTAGGTCAAGATTTTGTGTTAAGAATTGCGACTGAAATTCCACTTAAAAAATTAGTAGTAGGTGGTTTTGACCGTGTTTATGAAATTGGTCGCATCTTCCGTAACGAAGGAATTGATACTACGCATAACCCAGAATTTACCAGTATAGAATTTTATGAAGCTTACTCAAATTCTGAAGGTATGATGGCCAGAATTGAAAAATTGTTTGAGTTCATTTGTCAAAAAATGGGTCGAACAAAATTTATGAACAATGGTGTTGAAGTTGACCTTAGTACGCCATTTCGACGTATTGATATGGTTGATGCAGTAAGTCAAGCAACCGGTGTAGACTTTCGGAATGTAAGTTACGAAGAAGCTGTGCAAGTGGCCAAAAAACACAAAGTGAAATTAGAAAAATTCTTTACTTTAGGACACATTATTAATGGTTTGTTTGAAGAATTAATTGAAAAAACTTTGATTCAACCAACTTTTGTAGTCGGGCATCCAATTGAAATTTCGCCACTTAGTTTCAAAGCTGAAGATCCAAGGTATGTAGAACGTGCTGAATTGTTTATTAACACTAAAGAATATGCCAACATTTACACAGAGTTACATAACCCAATCGACCAATTAGATCGTTTTATTTCGCAACTTAACGAAAAAGAAAAAGGTAATGACGAAGCTAGTGATATAGATTATGATTTTGTCACTGCACTTGAATACGGAATGCCGCCAACTGGTGGTGCCGGAATTGGGATCGACCGTTTAACTATGCTGCTTACTGAAACATCTTCAATTCGTGATGTGTTACTATTCCCTACACTCAAAAGAATTAAACAAAATTAA
- a CDS encoding AEC family transporter has product MNFVKVLTNTSFWGAIVATVVIISLGFILTKTKVLKVEFKKVLNAVVLKIALPAVAFIGFMKKVTVADLTNEGIILGVSFAFYILLCLAVFLFVKYGSRIIPSRMKKNPDGTVAKSESKALISWMMIIFGSITFFGLPIINVMAKDATTSANIWTIPYRIFLYSYCFMMVSGLKFDKENIKKSLKTTFLNPIVIATFLGLVLYLTQLIPGASGFAANFARSFEDSKTGIIKPGEAGWFQLDVTMPYIHKTINYLSGLASPLVWLSIGITLATSNIKAAAKDWKVWTFSAVKLVVLPLVIFLIFWPLVKIGKVTAQSGLAMVIFAATPPATVVIAYAMQYKVHEEYAAQCSALSTLLAVVLMPIWVAVASAVYGL; this is encoded by the coding sequence ATGAACTTTGTAAAAGTTTTAACTAATACTAGCTTCTGGGGGGCAATTGTTGCTACCGTTGTTATTATTAGTTTGGGGTTTATACTCACTAAAACCAAAGTGCTTAAAGTGGAATTTAAAAAAGTTTTAAACGCAGTCGTTCTTAAGATTGCGCTTCCCGCTGTAGCATTTATTGGTTTTATGAAAAAAGTTACAGTTGCTGACTTAACTAATGAAGGAATTATTTTGGGTGTTTCATTTGCTTTCTATATTCTTCTTTGTTTAGCAGTTTTCTTATTTGTAAAATATGGAAGTCGCATTATTCCAAGTAGAATGAAAAAAAATCCAGATGGAACAGTAGCCAAAAGCGAATCGAAAGCTTTAATTAGTTGAATGATGATTATTTTTGGTTCAATTACTTTCTTTGGTTTACCAATTATTAATGTTATGGCTAAAGACGCAACTACTTCTGCGAATATTTGAACTATTCCATATCGTATTTTCTTATATTCATACTGCTTTATGATGGTAAGTGGTTTGAAATTTGATAAAGAAAACATTAAAAAATCGCTTAAAACAACATTTTTAAACCCAATTGTTATTGCAACATTTCTTGGTCTTGTGTTATATCTTACTCAATTAATTCCTGGCGCGTCAGGTTTTGCTGCTAACTTTGCAAGAAGTTTTGAAGATTCTAAAACTGGAATAATAAAACCAGGTGAAGCGGGCTGATTCCAGTTAGACGTAACAATGCCTTATATTCACAAAACCATTAATTACTTAAGCGGGTTAGCTAGTCCACTCGTTTGACTTTCAATTGGTATTACACTTGCTACATCAAACATCAAAGCAGCTGCAAAAGACTGAAAAGTTTGAACTTTTTCAGCTGTGAAATTAGTTGTTTTACCACTTGTCATCTTTTTGATCTTTTGACCATTAGTAAAAATTGGAAAAGTTACAGCTCAAAGTGGTTTGGCAATGGTTATTTTTGCAGCTACTCCACCGGCTACTGTTGTTATTGCTTATGCAATGCAATACAAAGTGCACGAAGAATACGCAGCACAGTGTTCAGCCCTTTCAACGCTTCTAGCAGTTGTTTTAATGCCTATTTGAGTTGCGGTTGCTTCTGCAGTTTACGGTCTTTAA